The Metarhizium brunneum chromosome 3, complete sequence DNA window attatactcGGTACCCCGTATATCAAGTTACGTACTTGCGAATCAGATGTGTTGTGTGGTACAGCATACTATGCCAATtcgtgttcaatgttggccgacGGGCTAATGAGCGTTGGGGAATCGCTCCATGTCCCGTGCTGGGTGCACCAAGTGCTTAAATACATACAATGGCACCCATCAGGCCGCACACGATGAAGAGCAAAAATTGCCGAATACTATCCATCTCCTACGTGCTACGGAGTGGGATTGCCCCCAATGCCTGCCACATGTGCGTTGATGTGTCTGCATAATGCCACGGCTTGCCATGTCGGGGCGAGGCGCCAGGTCGGTCTCAGCCAGCGCTTGAGTCGACGGTCTGTTTAGCCACACATGCAATGCATCTGTGGCGTGGGCCTGCCCTGCAGTACGTGAAACTGCGGAGTTGtggtctggttcaatgttgacactTGCCACACAAAACCACCGCCTACACCGCACACCGTTTTCCAACATCCAGTCACTGGTCTAAAAGTCCCCCGGCATTGCCTTTTCCCCTCGGGCGATGGATGCAAAGGTGCTGCATGTTCAGCAATCGCCcatctcctcgccgccaagatTCTCCCACAGCTCCTTCTCCCAGGCAAGCAATGTCGCAACACCAGCCCAGCGCATCGCAGATGGAGGTGGTGGGAGGCTCCGCCGATGGTGGTGCGCCAGGCCTTGGCGCAGCCAAAAGACAAGGTCGAATCCGGAGCGTCTTGCGTTCTGAAATACGTCCAGCGCGGCCAGTTCATCAGCCATGCCCCTTTGGATTTAAGCATACATGATACATGCTCCCACGCTCGTCCCATTGCGGGCCAGCCGCCGTCAATAATGATGGATGTGACGGACGGGTCAAGCCCAGACGCTACTTTGCACAACAGCATCGTGGGGGCCGCGGCCGTCTCCCAACATCAGCTTTCCgccacatactccgtacccgaAAACACAAGGTTTTGACGCTCATGACAGTGTGATCTAGGTAGCTCGCATTTTGCGGACTTGCATGTCGTATATCCGACCCTTGACCGCTCAAGGCAGGGACGCAACGCCATCAGCCATTCACACTGCAAATGCGGCATGACTGGGCCAAGAAGCAAATCTGTTATCATGCAAACCGCCAGTTCCTTGAACATACCATACATACTCGGTACATACTTACATGTTGGTTGCCTCCGCACACAAAGGTTTACGAACGGGAGTCTTGCGAATTCGTTGCCAATGCAACCTCGGCGGGATCAAAAATGGCCTTATGCCAAGGCGGCGCCTCCGCATTGTTCGGAACGCGGAAGTCCAGCGCAAAGAAAGAGGCCATTATCACAAGGCATGAATCCAGTCTTGTGCGCAAGTATGCTTAGCATATGGGCGATGGGAGAGGCTTGGCGGTTCAGATCGTCCATTCAACCCACATGACGAGCCGGCGCAAGGGGCCATCATCTCTCCACAAACCACGCTGCCGCCTCCCAAGTgcaatactactactccgtagcactATCTTGAATACCATTGTTCATTATACCGCTATCCCGTCTGGTCCCATGCCGTTGAGCAAGACCCCGCGCACGCCCCCATCCACGTCTGCCCGCGGAAACGCCCCCCCAGGATGCGCAATGCCGATGCAACGGGAAGCAACGCCGTGTACATAGGGCTTATCGACCTGCCGATTAGCCATCAATGATACGGCACGCAGCACCGACGGCCAGTGTGAGTTCCCCCGATTTGGCCAGCAATATGATATCGTCATCTCCCggccccccctcccccaaaGAAACACCCGGGGCCATTCCCTGTCCCGGACTCGGATGGGAAAAGTAACCACGTACGAGGCTGTGTagttcatcaccatcaacaAAAGCACCAACTTCTCCTTGCCTCTTCCTCCCCCCGTCGCATCTCAGAGAGAACGGAATCCGACCGAGTGAGTGGTTCGGCTGTACAGCCAGGGCCCCCGGCTCTGCCCAGCGCGTTAATGCCAACCTTGCCCCGGCCTGGCTGCAATAACAGAAATGGGTAGATCCgtgactcttttttttttctcctttctCCCACAGACGAGCTAATTCCCGTCCCAGGCTCCggcaagagcagcaagatggAGGGTGGGGGCTACACAGCTTCAAGCAACCTCGTGCAATTGTAATTAACCGCCTGTTTCCCCATCCTTGTCCGCAGCCGGCTGCCTCCCAAGCCTCAGCCCAAGCGACCACACCCAGACGGACTTGTTTGTGTCCGAACATGGAAGGGCTTGGGCTGAAAAGAGCGGTCCTGtcaaaggaaaaaaagttATCGTTTAAGCTTGAACACCTGGCCATCATGTGCCGTCATGTCTGTGGCCCCCCGCTCCTGTCTCTCTGTCTGCCCGTCGGGGTTCCTTTGGCGCCCACCCAAAACTCCGGGGTTGAGTGTCTGTGCCGTGCAGTagcttttctctcttttgTCCCTTCTCCAAACTCGTGGCCTTTACCAAGGGAAGACCTTCTTGACCGCTATTATACAAAAATGCGTCGCCGGCCAACACGGTCCAGGGTCTGTGGTGTTGGTCAGAGACAAACCCCCATGAACCGGAAGCGTAGCCCGGAGCGGAACCCGCGTGCAGCACCGAAGATGAAGTGATTCAGTAGGGGTCAGATATCTCTGCCTTTTCACCACGTGGGTGTCCGGCAGGGCGCTGGTCCTCGCCAGCAACCTGTCGTACAttcgtacatacatacatacatgcgcaTTACATgggcatacatatgtacgtatgtacatgttggACCGGCCCTCAAGCAGCGCCCTGGTGCCAAAGTAGGAAGTGACACGTTTCATTGACCTCGGCAAACCAGCGTTGCACAGCAGATGGTAGGGCCGCGAGGGCGCCACGGATGGGATGCGCgtccccccctcccccgcgGCTCGTACGTAGGTTTGGGAGCGTGCATTCGGTGAGTGCTGTGCTACACGGTCTAGCATGTTGCGGCTTAAGGGGATGGTGTGGTGCCTTGCCTCTCCTCGCTCGCCTTGCATGCCACACCTCCTCTCGCTGCATGGGTGCTGTGGGAGTCGACAATTGGGTGTTTTTCATCTAATGTCGGTTCCGGAATAATATTACGTATCAATTACAATAGAATACATAGGCACCATGGCGAATTGACggtggaaaaaaaaaagaggtgTTTACGGGGAGAGTAGGGGTCGAGAACCGCTCTATTCAGTGCATAAATGTCTGTTTGGATTCAATCAATGGCTTTTTTTACTACGCAAATAGCATTGACACGCGATTCGTATAATGAGTCTAGGGACATATATCCCTGCCGCCAAGGAGATCGCCATACGCGGCTGGAATGGACCATATCGTAGGTGGGATTCTATATGCGGATTACGGAGGATGCCAGCGTGGTGAGGATCAAGATTGTGAATGCAGTGCGGTCTTGGCTCGGAGGTTTGGGGTCTGCCGTGTGATATATCTTGTGGGGCTGCGTTTCAATTAGACTCGACGCTATTCAACTCTTATGCGTTTAGGGCTGCGGCGTCACAGGATGGTCTCGTGGCTATTCTGGGGAAACGGGCGCCATATGGTGCAGGACTCTTATTTTAACCCATTCATTTTGTGGTTTGGAATGCTCCAAGGTGCTAAGAATCTCAACTTGCATCTCGCATTACGAGTTCATCTTCGTCCATTGACGGGGTACATCTTTCCCCTCTGCGTCGTTTTTTAGGCTGTGGTCATGCAGGCTAGCCTCCTCCCTTCTCAGCAATCTATCATGCTTTGTGACAGGTCCCCAACTCCGTGACGCCAAATGCCATGCAACCGACTCGGTGGGTCTGCATACATGCCCGGCCGTTGCCTGCTCAACCCCGTCTTGCGGCAGACCTACGCATGTGCGGTCATGTCTGCGTTAAAACATTTGAGCAAGGCATAGGCGATTTTTCATAAATATTCCATTTTACCGGCCAGGTTCTCTTGGTCATATCCCTTGCTCAATATATGAAAGCTTAGTTGTAGGTGCGAGACAGGTTGCGAAGGTACCAGTCTACCAGCTTGCGTCcaaccttggcctcggaAATATGAATCAGGTCCTACAGATGAGGGGTTAGCATGGATCACGTTCCAACtaaaagaaaggaaaagggaaCGAAAAGGAAACGAGAATGAATTAACATGGGGGCTGCACTCACTTCCTGCAAAGCGTAGTCAAGGTCGCTAACGTTGACCAGCTCACCGTCAAAAAGACCTTGGTCGTTCCATCGCAACTGCTTGGTGCGCTGCTTAGTCACCAGGAGCCATGATCTCAGCTCGTCGGGCTTCACCTCAAGGAAGCCAGCAAGCTTGTTCAAGTCCATGGTGGTGTACAGTCTCAGGTAGGACTTGATGGTAGGGCTCCACATGTTGGTCTTGACCTCATCCATAAACACGGCCAGATGGTGCTCGACCGGGTCAATGTTAGACTCGGGGTTGTCAAAGTCGGGGGGAACGGGCGAGATGAACTTGGGGCAGGCAGCTCGGAAGAGCTCCTCAAAGATGGGCAGCGACTCGGGGCCACCACGCTGCAGCTTGAGCAGCTGGTCGCCGTACTTCTCTCGGAGGGCGCTGTGGATGGTGTCATCCAACCGCGTAGGCTGGAAGGCCACGCAAATGGCGATGAGAGCGTACATCTGCTCATTCTTCTTGGTGATGGAATCGTACTGGGCGTTCTTCTGGAAATTCTTGGTCCTCGAGACGTAGATGAGGATGTGGCTGAACATGCGGATGGCATCAGCGTAGCGGTGCATCATCATGTAGGAGAAACCAACGTAGTAATACGTGGTGAAGTGGGCGGCCATGACGCGAGCAAACATGGCCTTCTTGTTCAGCTCAATGTCATCAAGCGTCTTGAGGGCGAGGCCAAAGTCTCCGAGCAAGCAGTGCACGCGTAGCAGACCAATAATGGAAAAGTATCCCAGCATCTTGTACAGGTTCTTGGAACCATAATcgccagcaacagcagcgggGTCCTCGTTTCGCCTCATGGCAGCGAGCTGCTCGGTGATTTGAGATCGCTGGATCAAGGAGTACAGCACATTGAGGACACTGTATGAGCCCCAGGTGTTGGGATTCTCTCGGAGGATTTGGATTTCCTCCTCGTTGGAGGCTTGGCGAGCGATTCGCGACCTATATGAGGAGAAGGAGTTGAACTGGTAGATAAATTCATCAATAACATCCCAAGCCCAGTAGTACTGTAGAAAAATATTCTGTTAGTCCAAGTTCATTTCACCGGGAAGCAACAATTGCCCTGTCCTGATTCCGCGGATCAACTAACTGAAGGAGGCTCGAGGTCGACAGGGCCCTCGGAGTTCAAGATAAAGTGGAACAAGCTGCAGTAAGAGTCGTAACTCTGGAACTTGACGTCCAGGGGCGCCGAGAAATCGAGAGGTTGAGCAGCCTGGACAAGTCGAGCCTGGATGTCGTCGGCTTGTTGCGCCATGGTCAGGGAAGTGGTTTGGCTGAGCTCCTCACCGTCCTCATACTGGACGTGCTCCTTGTACTCGGCCACCAGGGCttcctcctcgacgtcgcTGTCATCATCGAGCGCGCGGGCCGGAGCCACGCCGTTCTGGTACGTCGCCATCTTGTTCGGtcgctcgtcgtcgtcccgTCGAGAGTCGAAGGCGGGTTgttgggggagggggggtCACAGCACCGAAATTTTGCGCTTGGCTGACGGGCCTGGATGCTCATCCGGAATTTTCGTATTGTTAGGGCTTGTGGTGCAGATATGCGTCTAAGTAGCCGCTTGTGGGGGGTACATGCGTATCGCTTGCACGTACTGAGAAAATTGATGGTGGGGCATATAGTTGTGAAGCGGGGCACATTAAAGAGGTCAACTATCCCAGTGGCGAGGGGTAGGATGAAGTCATGAAAAAGCCATGCGGTGAGATGTAGACCTTGGACATATTGTGGACTGTAGTCAATGACTTGGTTTTCTCGGCCCTATCTGTGGCAGCAAGGAACGACTCGACTGACTCATACCAAATCATATAGCATCATATTTTCTGATTCGGGCACTGTTTGCCATTCTCCAAGAATTAACCAGTGGTGTGTCTTGTGGTGGAGCAACTTGCATCGAAAGAGTCACACGAATGACCCAATCAAACGACTGAAAATCACTAAACAGCTCTTTGCTGACCACTTTCAAGGGCTTCAAAAAGCTCAAGTAGCCCCAAACTCCCGTCTCAGATCGTAATCGAGTCTTGGGCTCACAATCTCGAGGGCCCGGAGCCTGGAACAAGTAGAATCATCCTTGGAGACAGTCCGGCTCAGACAGTCAAATTGACAGAACATCCCATCATGCCCGTCGTGACGCCAGAAAAGCTGGCAAGCCTGCAAAGGCAATCAAGGGACATTAGAAATGTAGGGGACACTCAAGACATCCCATGAGTCTGCACTAACAGGAATGCATGTAGATCTGCATCTTGGCTCATGTTGATCATGGCAAAACCTCACTCACAGATGCCCTGCTCGCCACAAATGGTATCATCTCGCCAAAACTCGCCGGCAAGATTCGATACCTCGACTCACGGCCAGACGAACAGCTTCGAGGCATCACCATGGAGTCATCGGCCATCTCATTATACTTTTCCATGCTAAGGAGAGCTGCGCCTGAAGCCGCGCCCGAGGCTAAGGAGTATCTTATCAACCTGATCGATTCACCTGGTCATATTGACTTTAGCAGCGAGGTGTCCACCGCGTCACGACTTTGCGATGGTGCCGTGGTTCTGGTAGATGCAGTTGAAGGGGTTTGCAGCCAAACGGTCACAGTCCTGCGACAAACCTGGACAGAAAAACTGAAGCCGTTGCTGGTTATCAACAAGATGGACCGGCTGGTTACAGAGCTGAAGATGACCCCTGCCGAAGCCTACGTG harbors:
- the EIF3L gene encoding Eukaryotic translation initiation factor 3 subunit L, encoding MATYQNGVAPARALDDDSDVEEEALVAEYKEHVQYEDGEELSQTTSLTMAQQADDIQARLVQAAQPLDFSAPLDVKFQSYDSYCSLFHFILNSEGPVDLEPPSYYWAWDVIDEFIYQFNSFSSYRSRIARQASNEEEIQILRENPNTWGSYSVLNVLYSLIQRSQITEQLAAMRRNEDPAAVAGDYGSKNLYKMLGYFSIIGLLRVHCLLGDFGLALKTLDDIELNKKAMFARVMAAHFTTYYYVGFSYMMMHRYADAIRMFSHILIYVSRTKNFQKNAQYDSITKKNEQMYALIAICVAFQPTRLDDTIHSALREKYGDQLLKLQRGGPESLPIFEELFRAACPKFISPVPPDFDNPESNIDPVEHHLAVFMDEVKTNMWSPTIKSYLRLYTTMDLNKLAGFLEVKPDELRSWLLVTKQRTKQLRWNDQGLFDGELVNVSDLDYALQEDLIHISEAKVGRKLVDWYLRNLSRTYN